One Roseimaritima multifibrata DNA window includes the following coding sequences:
- a CDS encoding ABC transporter ATP-binding protein: protein MPNTQPSRTRFREYRQQIRQRKSSPSSPHSSEPATKMVGGKERHARKLGNRQRGFFELVGAFWFLVRGYRLSIVQAILLMALSVVLSLIPPAGTKLAIDCVLTDPPRPLPDFLLQLPLPESKMGLLFAIAVTVTVLTLIATMIRLGGRWLATKAVNRTQVSIRNQVFEHAVRLPLHKVYDLKSGGVASLIREDAGGVSDLIFSMLYNPARAIIQFVGSLIILMWVDWKLMLGGLALLPAVWITHRTWIARVRPLFRDIRRQRQHIDSTATETFGGIRVVRTFARARSEAARFVREGDFMVRQQLFTWWWTRIIEIIWEVLIPLASTGLLLYGGYQIINGQLTLGDLMMFLVYLTMLLDPLATLAGSAVTFQNNLAGLDRILDVMEMEQELPTNPGAIAVERASVQGTLLLDQVSFRYPDTESVVLSNIQLEIPAGQTVALVGRSGAGKTTLTNLVARFYDPTEGTIRLDGRDLKDIQLDSYRQLLGMVEQDVFLFDGTIGENIAYARRGADPQDIQAAAVAAAADEFIVRLPKGYETLIGERGVKLSGGQRQRIAIARAILADPKILILDEATSNLDSESERLIQSSLEHLLTDRTALVIAHRLSTIRNADKIVVLEDGRIVESGTHDELIAKGSKYSQMVELQTEFQP from the coding sequence ATGCCAAATACCCAACCATCACGCACTCGCTTCCGCGAGTATCGTCAACAGATCCGTCAGCGCAAGAGCTCCCCTTCGTCGCCTCATTCCAGTGAACCGGCGACAAAAATGGTCGGAGGCAAAGAGCGTCACGCGAGGAAACTGGGGAATCGCCAACGCGGCTTTTTTGAGCTGGTCGGCGCCTTCTGGTTCCTTGTTCGCGGCTATCGTTTATCGATCGTTCAGGCGATCCTGCTGATGGCCCTTTCGGTGGTCCTCAGCCTGATCCCGCCGGCGGGTACCAAATTGGCGATCGACTGCGTCTTGACCGACCCGCCGCGCCCACTTCCTGACTTCCTTCTTCAGCTGCCCCTTCCCGAATCCAAGATGGGGTTGCTGTTTGCGATCGCTGTCACGGTCACCGTCCTGACTCTGATCGCCACCATGATCCGCTTGGGTGGACGCTGGCTGGCAACCAAAGCGGTCAACCGAACGCAGGTATCGATTCGCAATCAAGTCTTCGAGCATGCCGTTCGCTTGCCACTGCACAAGGTTTATGACCTCAAAAGCGGCGGCGTGGCCAGCCTGATTCGTGAAGATGCAGGGGGCGTGTCCGACCTAATTTTCAGCATGCTTTACAATCCGGCTCGAGCGATCATTCAGTTCGTCGGCAGTTTGATCATTTTGATGTGGGTGGACTGGAAATTGATGCTGGGCGGGTTGGCTTTGCTGCCAGCGGTCTGGATCACGCACCGAACCTGGATCGCCCGAGTCCGACCACTGTTCCGCGATATCCGTCGCCAGCGACAACATATCGACAGCACGGCTACCGAAACCTTTGGTGGCATCCGAGTCGTCCGCACGTTTGCACGTGCCCGCAGCGAAGCGGCTCGCTTCGTTCGCGAGGGGGACTTCATGGTCCGCCAACAACTATTCACTTGGTGGTGGACGCGGATCATCGAAATCATCTGGGAAGTTCTTATCCCGTTGGCTTCGACGGGACTGCTGCTTTACGGTGGATATCAAATCATCAATGGGCAGCTCACCCTGGGAGACCTGATGATGTTCTTGGTCTACTTGACGATGCTGCTGGATCCGCTGGCGACGCTGGCCGGTAGTGCGGTCACATTCCAAAACAACTTGGCCGGGCTGGACCGAATCCTGGATGTGATGGAAATGGAACAGGAACTGCCGACCAATCCCGGCGCGATCGCGGTCGAACGCGCCAGCGTTCAAGGGACGCTTCTGCTGGACCAGGTTTCCTTCCGTTATCCCGACACCGAATCCGTAGTCTTGTCAAACATTCAGCTGGAAATTCCGGCGGGGCAAACCGTTGCATTGGTAGGGCGCAGCGGAGCCGGCAAGACGACTCTGACGAACCTGGTCGCTCGCTTTTACGATCCGACCGAAGGGACAATTCGGCTGGACGGACGCGATCTAAAAGACATCCAACTAGACAGCTATCGGCAGCTTCTAGGAATGGTCGAGCAGGACGTCTTTCTGTTCGACGGAACGATCGGCGAAAACATCGCTTACGCTCGCCGAGGTGCTGACCCGCAGGACATCCAAGCGGCCGCAGTTGCCGCCGCCGCCGACGAATTCATTGTTCGGCTTCCTAAAGGCTACGAAACCCTGATCGGCGAACGAGGCGTTAAACTATCCGGTGGTCAACGCCAACGAATTGCGATCGCCCGCGCGATCCTGGCAGATCCAAAAATACTGATCTTGGATGAAGCGACCAGCAATCTGGACAGCGAAAGCGAACGTTTGATCCAAAGCAGTCTGGAACATTTGTTGACCGACCGGACCGCTCTGGTGATCGCCCATCGCCTGAGCACGATCCGCAACGCAGACAAAATTGTCGTTCTGGAGGATGGACGAATCGTCGAATCCGGAACCCACGATGAACTGATCGCCAAAGGGTCGAAATACAGTCAAATGGTCGAACTACAAACCGAATTCCAACCTTAA
- a CDS encoding PQQ-like beta-propeller repeat protein, whose protein sequence is MRTLPAFLSLSLGLLVSIPSWSADGDWHQWRGPNRTGHAAPQALLQTWPADGPSVIWSFANAGTGYSSMSIDNGQLFTMGTIDDECVVLCLDANNGELKWKQAISRAAKEDEYLQKWGGGPRSTPTVDGASIYAISDIGTLAKLDRKTGKVQWSVDFLSLPEAQIPKWGYAESALIDGDRVVVTPGGENFMVAFDKETGKQVWTSKGVNETAAYASIIKHTFDDVTFYTTAGPGGLYGFDTTSGEQLFHSPVTGNPTAVIPTPIADGPHVYHTSAYGAGNALLELKSDANGKLTASQQYHIDEKSMQNHHGGVVLVDGVIYGFSKSDGGQWMAQDLQSGETLWQERLRGNRSGSIAYADGRLYCYNDGDGTVYLIEPNRDGWKATGELTIPEETELPRGSGAIWTHPVIAGQKLYIRDQDRIFAFDIAR, encoded by the coding sequence ATGCGTACCCTCCCTGCGTTCCTTTCCCTCTCTCTTGGTTTGCTTGTTTCCATTCCTAGCTGGTCGGCCGACGGTGACTGGCATCAATGGCGTGGCCCCAACCGGACCGGGCATGCCGCCCCTCAAGCATTGCTGCAAACCTGGCCCGCCGACGGACCTTCGGTGATCTGGTCCTTCGCCAACGCAGGCACGGGATACAGCAGCATGTCGATCGACAACGGTCAGCTGTTCACGATGGGGACGATCGATGACGAATGTGTCGTCCTCTGTTTGGACGCCAACAACGGCGAACTGAAATGGAAGCAGGCGATCAGTCGTGCCGCCAAAGAGGACGAGTACCTGCAGAAATGGGGCGGAGGCCCACGCAGCACCCCGACCGTCGATGGCGCTTCCATTTATGCCATCAGCGATATCGGCACGTTGGCGAAACTGGATCGCAAAACCGGCAAAGTGCAGTGGTCGGTCGACTTCCTTTCCCTGCCCGAAGCTCAAATCCCGAAATGGGGTTACGCCGAATCCGCACTCATCGATGGCGACCGAGTGGTTGTCACCCCAGGCGGCGAGAACTTCATGGTCGCTTTCGACAAAGAAACCGGCAAACAGGTTTGGACCAGCAAAGGGGTCAATGAAACGGCCGCTTACGCTTCGATCATCAAGCACACCTTCGACGATGTCACGTTCTACACCACCGCCGGCCCCGGCGGACTCTACGGGTTTGACACAACCTCCGGCGAACAGCTGTTCCATAGCCCGGTCACCGGCAACCCGACGGCCGTCATTCCAACTCCAATCGCCGACGGACCTCACGTCTATCACACGTCCGCTTACGGAGCTGGGAATGCTTTGCTGGAACTGAAATCGGATGCAAACGGCAAACTGACCGCCTCCCAGCAATACCACATCGACGAAAAGAGCATGCAGAACCATCACGGCGGAGTCGTCTTGGTGGACGGGGTGATCTACGGTTTCAGCAAATCCGACGGCGGACAATGGATGGCTCAAGACCTACAGTCCGGCGAAACCCTGTGGCAAGAACGCCTCCGCGGGAATCGCAGCGGATCGATCGCCTACGCCGATGGCCGTCTGTACTGCTACAACGATGGCGACGGAACCGTCTACCTGATCGAACCAAATCGTGACGGCTGGAAAGCGACCGGCGAATTAACGATCCCCGAAGAAACCGAACTGCCTCGAGGCAGCGGTGCCATCTGGACGCATCCCGTCATCGCGGGGCAAAAACTATACATCCGCGACCAAGACCGAATCTTCGCATTCGATATCGCAAGATAA
- a CDS encoding acyltransferase family protein, whose product MGSNQIASRLALMSQFGQRNRALDTLRGFAILLMVVDHVAGILMHVSIDYSTVRFWTRLSMPLFCVLMGYFLPAAFEDRSFTGRVMTLLPRKRFIQLVLATIVINVAFYAWYQELEILASLTLAYVVAVVTGRYFVALVLALFFYSVDPTAAWLDYPLSVVVPFVAQGMILERYGTLAALVSGCLLASGVAWLGMGQSGGVSYMLCYFILPATGMVAWAAKRPKWHVAGLETIGQYPLTCYLVQYYLIFAIAAAMR is encoded by the coding sequence ATGGGTTCCAATCAGATTGCCAGTCGCTTGGCTTTGATGTCTCAGTTTGGCCAGCGGAATCGTGCACTCGATACGCTGCGTGGGTTTGCGATCTTGTTAATGGTCGTTGACCACGTTGCTGGAATATTGATGCATGTCAGTATCGATTACTCCACCGTCCGGTTTTGGACTCGGCTGAGCATGCCGCTGTTCTGTGTTTTGATGGGGTACTTTTTGCCCGCGGCGTTTGAAGACCGATCGTTCACCGGCCGCGTGATGACGTTGCTGCCGAGGAAGCGGTTTATCCAATTGGTGCTCGCGACGATCGTGATCAATGTCGCTTTTTATGCTTGGTATCAGGAGCTAGAAATTCTGGCTAGTTTGACGCTGGCCTACGTGGTGGCCGTCGTCACCGGTCGATATTTCGTGGCGTTGGTCCTCGCGTTGTTCTTCTATTCGGTCGATCCGACGGCGGCATGGTTGGATTATCCCTTGTCGGTGGTCGTCCCGTTCGTCGCGCAGGGAATGATTCTTGAACGTTATGGGACGCTTGCTGCACTTGTCAGTGGCTGTCTGTTGGCCTCGGGGGTTGCCTGGCTGGGAATGGGGCAATCCGGAGGCGTTTCTTACATGCTCTGCTACTTCATCTTGCCCGCAACCGGGATGGTTGCTTGGGCGGCAAAGCGTCCGAAGTGGCATGTGGCAGGATTGGAGACGATCGGTCAGTATCCGCTGACGTGTTATCTCGTGCAGTATTACCTGATTTTTGCAATCGCTGCCGCGATGCGTTGA
- a CDS encoding DUF1598 domain-containing protein, translated as MRRRPTFALFAKSALCCLVALAVTCFSTTAEAQDDNNNNDNNNDTNVFVQPVAGVEVDATGVLRVKHFDPRLAIARAQAAVQALPADLKKPSELRKISLNRLEAAIEKAEGADDVMQAMAGLTRIENVFFYPETNDVVIAGPAEPFASDASGRVRGTITGRPVILLEDMVTALRAYAPGDRPTNVISVSIDPTEEGLKRLQQVLRTVRSGLRPGDAARLAMTLKNNLGLQNVTIQGIPANTHFAQVLVEADYRMKLIGIGLEQLPIRMASYVERASPTQIASNAMERWYFVPNYDGVKVSPDGHAMQLSQHGVKLVGANERVAADGQRVAAGRGNRASEAFCKDFTEKYDQIAAVAPVYAQMRNLIDASIAAAYIQQQDFHTQAGWQMELFGDEARFAVESHHSPVQVETAVNAVWKGNTLMTPLGGGVNVQPRSALRSDRKTVDSSGETEASRQAQAPHQLQDGQWWWD; from the coding sequence ATGCGACGCCGTCCGACCTTCGCACTCTTCGCCAAATCTGCCCTTTGTTGCTTGGTTGCACTCGCTGTAACCTGCTTCTCGACAACCGCAGAAGCGCAAGACGACAACAATAATAACGACAACAACAACGATACGAATGTATTCGTCCAACCTGTTGCTGGAGTCGAAGTGGACGCCACGGGTGTCCTTCGAGTTAAACACTTCGATCCACGACTTGCGATCGCACGTGCTCAAGCGGCGGTCCAGGCCCTTCCTGCCGACCTGAAAAAACCTTCCGAACTGCGAAAAATCTCGCTCAATCGCTTGGAAGCAGCCATCGAGAAAGCCGAAGGGGCCGACGATGTGATGCAAGCGATGGCCGGTTTGACGCGAATCGAGAACGTCTTTTTCTACCCCGAAACCAACGATGTGGTGATCGCCGGCCCGGCAGAACCCTTTGCCTCGGACGCCTCAGGGCGAGTCCGCGGAACGATCACAGGGCGACCTGTCATTCTCTTGGAAGATATGGTCACCGCCCTGCGAGCCTACGCTCCAGGCGATCGCCCCACCAACGTGATCAGCGTCTCGATCGACCCCACCGAAGAAGGCCTGAAACGACTGCAACAAGTCCTTCGAACCGTCCGCAGCGGCCTTCGTCCCGGCGATGCGGCTCGCCTAGCGATGACTCTGAAGAACAACCTTGGCCTGCAAAACGTGACAATTCAGGGAATCCCTGCCAACACCCACTTCGCTCAAGTACTGGTCGAAGCGGATTATCGAATGAAATTGATCGGGATTGGCCTTGAGCAACTTCCGATCCGCATGGCCAGCTACGTTGAACGAGCCAGCCCAACTCAAATCGCTTCGAATGCGATGGAACGTTGGTACTTTGTGCCCAATTATGACGGCGTCAAAGTCAGCCCCGACGGGCACGCCATGCAACTCAGCCAACATGGCGTCAAACTGGTTGGTGCAAACGAACGAGTCGCCGCCGATGGACAGCGAGTCGCTGCAGGCCGCGGCAACCGCGCCAGTGAAGCTTTCTGCAAAGACTTTACCGAGAAATACGACCAAATCGCAGCCGTTGCCCCTGTTTACGCTCAAATGCGAAACCTGATCGACGCTTCGATTGCCGCCGCCTACATCCAACAGCAGGACTTCCACACCCAAGCGGGTTGGCAGATGGAACTATTCGGCGACGAAGCCCGCTTCGCTGTCGAATCGCATCACTCGCCCGTCCAGGTAGAAACCGCCGTCAACGCGGTCTGGAAAGGAAACACACTAATGACGCCACTCGGTGGTGGAGTCAACGTGCAGCCTCGCAGTGCCCTCAGGAGCGATCGTAAAACGGTCGATTCCAGTGGTGAAACCGAAGCCAGCCGCCAA